The genome window CTGAGCACGTCGTCGGGTTGTTTTACGGCGCGCGCTGATGGGGTTCCGTCCGGGGTTCGATCCTCGTTGGCGGGACGAGGCAGACTATGTCCTTGGCATCACCCATGACATCTGGGAAGGGCGGCAGATCGCTGGCCTCACGAAGTGGTATGCGGATGATCTGATCGTGCGTTCGCCCGCGTCAGTGGTGAAAGGCAATCAGGGGATCATCGCGACAACGCTGGCAACGCTGGCCGAATTCCCGGATCGCGCGTTGCTGGGCGAGGATGTGATTTGGTGCGGGGTGGACGAAGGCTGCTTCCTCAGCTCGCACCGGTTGCTGTGTACGGCGACCCACAGCGGCGCGGGCGTCTATGGTGCGCCGACCGGCAAGCGTCTGACATACCGTATTTTGGCCGACTGCTTTTGTCGCGCGGATCAGGTGGCAGACGAATGGCTTGTCCGCGATCAGGGTGCGATTGTCCGACAGCTTGGACAGGATCCGCAGGAGTGGACCCGCGCGCTGATCGCCCGCGAAGGCGGGCCGGGGGCCTGTGTTCCGCCGTTCACGCCAGCAATCGACCTGCCCGGCCCCTATCGGGGGACAGGTGACGGGCATCCGCTGGGGGCCACGCTTGCGGGGCTGCTGGAACGGGTGATGTCGGGCGAGATGTCGGCGATCCCATCCGGGTGGGACCGCGCGGCCGAGGTGCATTACGCAGGCCATGTGGACGGCCACGGCCATGGTGCCGCGGATCGCCATTGGTTGAGCTTGCGCGCCGCATTCCCGTCAGCCCTGTTCCGCATCGAACATGCCACCGGGCGCGACGATCCGGGCATGCCCCCACGCGCCGCCGTGCGCTGGTCCCTGCAAGGGTCGCACGATGGCCCCGGGGCTTTTAGCGCGCCAAGCGGTGCTGAGGTTTATGTGATGGGGATCACCCACGCCGAATTCGGCCCCTGGGGGCTGCGGCGCGAATGGACGCTGTTCGATGAGACGGCAATCTGGAAACAGATATTGCTGGCAAAAGGCGATGGGTGTTGATGGCCGCAGGCGGCTGCTGTTTGGCCGCCAATCTGCCCCAGGGTCCACAGATGAACACCCCGCCCCCTAGCAGGGCGCGCGCCCTGCGCCTGCGGCGCGCACCG of Paracoccaceae bacterium contains these proteins:
- a CDS encoding nuclear transport factor 2 family protein, with translation MGFRPGFDPRWRDEADYVLGITHDIWEGRQIAGLTKWYADDLIVRSPASVVKGNQGIIATTLATLAEFPDRALLGEDVIWCGVDEGCFLSSHRLLCTATHSGAGVYGAPTGKRLTYRILADCFCRADQVADEWLVRDQGAIVRQLGQDPQEWTRALIAREGGPGACVPPFTPAIDLPGPYRGTGDGHPLGATLAGLLERVMSGEMSAIPSGWDRAAEVHYAGHVDGHGHGAADRHWLSLRAAFPSALFRIEHATGRDDPGMPPRAAVRWSLQGSHDGPGAFSAPSGAEVYVMGITHAEFGPWGLRREWTLFDETAIWKQILLAKGDGC